agtttgattcattatatagttggtggTTCAAGTGAAGTtaggtttagatttaaattaaattgtatAATTGAATGATCCGGGTTGAGGAAACTAATCCTAGTTGATCAAAGGATTAAATTTAACTAGGGTTAATGTTTATATCGATTAGGGGttttccctaaattgttcttaaggatttttatttagttattcgtttaagttgtagctaaataaaaatgtatatatattggtgacacaggactttgacgcgagacgagcatcttgacatcggattggaccggatacgatcctcttatcggaggtgggtaccttgacttatctttttgatatgtcatgttgatatgtctagtaggttatagcctttagtaataattatgttcgtccttgttgttggtgcaaccttaggtcaaggttgacctggttgacctgactcgagttgacctgactcgagttgtattttgatgtttgacttaggaagattgttggtgcaaccttaggtcaaggttgacctagttgagttgtattttgatgtttgacactcgtggaagagttgtattcttgatatgggacaagaatagatgtttgggagattattggtgcaaccgtaggtcaaggttgacctggttgacctgattcgggaaaaagtccaagtatggagacttggcactggaaaagtccaagcagggagcttggcacgcgaaaagtccaagtatggagacttggcaacggaaaagtccaagcagggagttaatcggaaaagtctaagtatggagacttgcacggaaaagtccaagtatggagacttgcctggaaaagtccaagtatggagacttggcacgggaaagtcctaacgggatgttaggcggttggaaagtcctggtgagtgaaggcaataggaaagtcctaactggatgttaggcggtgtggaaagtcccggtgagtgaagcgaggcagtgagtcctaactgggatgttaggcaatgggaaagtcctaatcgggatgttaggcggttggaaagtcccgtgagtgaagccagtagatggaaagtcctaggaTGTTGCGAAGTGGagagtcccggtgagtgaagccgggcaggaaaatccagatggatcaaggtgatcggacatccggtgtggagaagtctaagtgggtcaaaggattgaccggacacttagcggagaGTGCTAGTCAAGgaggaccggatgctaggcgtgatgtaccaacagtcaaggttgaccggatgttggtgtggaagccttaggtttagggttgagaagtttggatcgggcgcACCGATCCAATGATATGGCTCATCTCGATCGGTgcgtgaccgatcggtgatcgatcaagATGCTATCGATGGTTATCGATCGATCCGAGACCGTCGAAGGAGATCGATGGTAAACTAGCGAGAAGAAGTCGATCGGCCTACGACCGATCGAAGgttcgatcgatgcgtggaccgatcagaggttctgatcggtccatggaccgatcgagaagCGAAGCTTCTTCGATCGGATGCACCGATCgagatgttactgatcggtccacgcatcggtTCTCTGCGcagacgcaacggctagtttcttcgctgtttcttcttcgcaggtataaggagacgagggcatcttctgtgcagataattcttcctttttcctccttagaacttctgttctgctgctgaagtttaagcttcgactgagctttgttgagctcacttccgaagccctgcgtgagcttctttcggctgagttgcttgttggcattcgtccgtgaagttgttgcttccaggacttcagtcgacgacaagaaggcaagcttgtattgttacattcattgtatttacttcttgtattctgttgtactcttagcttgctgttgcaagtgtttgtggcaaggtttctccacccacaaggagttgatattagccggttctccggggactcatccaccgacggattgatagggctcgtccaccttacggacacgccgaggagtaggagtatcatctccgaacctcgttacatccttgcgttgaggtttgatttcttctcctgttttctttctgcatttagtttcagctgcgctaaccctagattgtagaaagaaacgcgagcaattggggtcggctattcacacccccctctctagccgtacgaagagatcccaacacTTGTTTCAGTACGTCACtatcggatacctgttacatgtttgtttgctcacctgatatgcattttatgctagtacccacatgattatatatatatatatgctcagagaggtagtgacataccatgcttgttatgttcaggacctaggtttttgatgtCCTATCTGACCTgcgtactttagatcttcgtatttgaccatcgatattacggtactcattttatatatatggatatggttatactgatcagtttattgctatgcttagtgtcatgcatcatgattgcatgctgcgcgattgtcggctccactatggttgagcacatcgctagttacatgtactgcacacaccaccactcatggattagtgatatatcaggcaggtgtgcgGCGGTTCAGCTGTTTGgttccgttggtcaggtgactcagcgtggtagccggcagacagttccgctctgtttggctctgctggcatttagtgtagcagcatggtagccgacagacggtggactctgtttggcttcgttggtcaggtgactcagcgtggtagccggcagagatacctccctgtcatcgtgtaccgggagatgagagcattgagctcccccatttatgatttggggtcagaggacaggagtactccgacaacatcccgttcactcagtcactcatcaggtgtagtaatggtagagtgcacggttgtcacagccctacccactcggtctcaccattgtgtgtgagatgactgattggcgtaaggggtgaccaggacgcatcattggcatcatacacatttatgcatttactgcttgtgtttgctgcacttatatgctgcatttggatggatgcatatgtttgacatgcatacaggatttatgacacttccggtctgacgacctgattattctgataggtggccctggtgagtacagtactcttcagccttttctattatgcattaccttcttttgttcaggagactgtactccatagttattactatttgttatagtttactatacatgtcaactaggtatctgctgagttgttgaactcacccccgtggacactatctttttcaggtaccaggttgtttatggagtcgcttggagtatcctgcttgCCGGtctccacgtcacatcagaagacttgtctctgcctttgtttattgttatttttggtatatgtatttgtgtacttagctttgtgttccggttttgtgtccggagtggtgttttgtggtgtaagcctagccggctagcatgtcgtataatttggttttctatcatttttctgctgtgttttggatttttgttctagccgagtgggctgatgatataaactgcgtggatgactctgtgttatatttttattactgttattgttccgaccgtgttggccgaggtatatatggctctgagggctttgtataaatgcttcagattgtcacccgtacaggggaggtgctgccgaaatttcttcaaacagggactcccccggggcgtgacaaaaatTATCCAATTCTAGGATTAGTCAGACTAACCGAAGGCTTGAATATCTGAATGTATAGatataaatgttgatttggaagGATCATGATCACACTGATGTTGTTTTATAAATATTTGACCCATCGTGTTATTGAAATtatagggggtgtttggttctttcctaggaataagaatcggaatgagaatcattgtattgtggaatgagaatgggtatgagcatgaatatcactcttaaaagcaatgtttggttagttgcatatttctatcggaataaatcaaaattttcttttttacccttaaaggaaaataagagaaaaaaaatagatgtgagagaaaaatatgatgaaagagaatgatgagagagaaagtctgatgagaaagaatgaagaaagagaaaatgtgatgagagaaaatgagaacagagagtgtgataggagagagcatgatgagagaatatgagagagaaaatatgatgtgaaagaaagtatgatgggagaggatgaagagagagaaaatgtaatgagaaaaaatgaggagagagggtgtgatgagagagattgagggagagagaaagtatgatgagagagaaagtgtgatgagaaaaaagagaatagtgcgtgtgatgggagagattgaggagagagaaagtatgatgaaagagaaagtgtgttgagggaaAAAAGGAGAGAGTGTGACAAAAGAGATTGaggggagagaaagtatgatgagagtgaaagtatgatgagaaaaaaaagagaaaagagagtgtgatggaagagattgaggagagagaaagtatgatgagagcgaaaatatgatgagaaaaaagaaggaagaaagtgcgatggaagagattgaggagagagaaagtatgatgaaagagaaagtgtaatgagaaaaaagaggaaagagagtgtgataggagagagaaagtgtgtgataaaatgctgagatagaaaatatgatgagagagaaaatataatgagagagagcaaggaaagacaagtgatatgaaagaaaaaataaataaatatattttgatatttgatattaagggaaaaaattttaattttaggtcaagggtgtttttggaataagagaatattttgatggatgaaaatagggtaatgactcattgaataggaggtacatgagaatgagttattacccaatttcaaggattcattctcttatttctatttctattcctATAaatcaaacattaacaatgacaattaatgattctcattctcattctcattctcattctccaCTCCTATTCTCCTAAATCAAATACCCCCATAAGGATCAAGGTCATTATCGTATTGGTTTTTAAAAATAAGCGTGTATTGACAAATCACTATACAATACAGTGGACACTAGTTTTAGATTTCTAGTCCTAGCTAGTTTGCAATTTGGGAAAGTACTTTTGAATCATTTATTACTCTGATGTATTATGTTTATACTGTTTAACCATGTGTCTAACCAGATTGTAGCTTTATAATTTTGAAGATTGTAGATAATCTTATATAATTGAAATATCTTCTTTGAAGAACAAAATAAGTACAACAATCCCAGCTATTCCTTAATGGCAGCCGCTTCAATGCTCTATCGGCTACCCTGctatccattttcttcttccttgtccTCCTCCGTTTGTTTTCTTGGAAGATTCTTCTCTTCTCAAGATTGTTTAGGGTTAGGGCCAGGCTACAAAGcttaaagaaaacaaaaacaaaaaaaacacgaCACAGAATCTCGAATCATGCGTTATAAATGACAATCATGCTCTGCTCAAAAGTCTCAAGCCCTGACAACATATGCGAAACTGCACTAACGCAATTTTACTATGAATATTAGTGTCTTGATCCATGAGCAATAAAATTATAATGAAACATTTTTTCTTTATAATAATCACTGTATTATGTCTGCCACCTTGGTCAatgtgttgaaaattttaatgcaCCATTTTTAATCAATCACGAAGTCGGTGCCGAAATTTGTCTCTTTTCTAGTCCTTTTAGTCCAAACGCCATTCAACCTTTTTATATGCAAATAGTTAGGGGAGTAATGGCAAGAGAAAGGCACAATCAAGGCTTCTTATGCTTTTCTCACTGAATGGCCACTTCCAAATAGACAAGATAACTATGAGAAATGGTGgaccaaaaacaaaaacaaaagcaaTCATCATCCAAAGAGACAACACCCAGATGTGGCTCTTTCAAAAAATTTCACATTAATTTGGCATCCACATCCAAAGAATTCCAACTTCACCTAATTAGCAATCTTAATTAAACCTTCTTATTTGGCACAATGGTTTCAACCATTACTATGATTGTGCCTTCAAATGTTCCAAACCCAAGTggaattttcttttcttatgcaATGATGTCGGATAGAAGTGGAGAACCAGATTCCACCAAAGCTAGATTTTGTCAGTGAGGAATCCTATGCCCTAAACGAAAGTGAGGAGGATGGTGCATGCCTGAGTCAGCTTTAATTCAAAGCACTTTTCTCTCTTCCTTTAGCAACCAAAATTTATTGTCCCTAGTGTCTAGCGCAGCTGATCGAACTCGATATGGAGTCTCTTAACCTCTTCCATACACTCATCTGGCAAAAGATGATTCGCTCACCCTCAGTGTCCCCGTCAATCCGTTCCTAggtcaacacgaaggaggtaaatcacgggtgactactagtcattagtgcaaatggccaagacatgggggaggctatgctcggtcacgccgaattTCGACCCCAAGACTTTATGTGgtaacaccccatgtcttaatcATCACACCGCCCCGAAAGGACGCCTCTTCCATACACTCGTAACTTGTCCCAATGTGTTTTGATGGGCCGAAATTCTTCAAATTAGACAAATGAGAGCACAGAGAAATTATACGAAGTAAATTGGGTTCATTAATAACCTTCGATGACCAATTTGGGTAGTTTAAGTTTATCAATTTGTTTTTGAATAAAATACATTGATGGTTTAAAATCAAGGCCATGAATAAATTATTCGAAATATAAGAGATTTGCAAGTGGCTTCATATGACAAGTTGGGATAGTTTATTCCTAAAACGGTAAAACCTTTTAAATTGGTCTTATGAAACATTTGTTTGTGAAAAAAAAAGAAGGGTTCGTAAAATCCCCTCAAAGCAGTGATTTATAAATCAATAATCCAATAATGACTAAAATGAAATGTACCATAATGATATATTTGAACAAAAATTATCAAGATTCCATAGtcaataaactaaacatgctttgtAAAGTACTGCCAATAAAATTGTAAATCATATAAAATTCCATCATTTCACAATAATAGCACTCCACCATCATTTACAGCACAACAATACCTCATTATGTGCTGTCAAATTGCCACCTAAATATTCTTCTATTCTCAATTACAACgtatttatgaattttttttttttcaaatgagacACATAATTATGAAATATTGAACTTCTAGGCCCAGTGCCTTCATGATTTCTCATTTTTAATATAAAAGGACTTGtacaattttaaatatttaactaataaaataaatttattaaaaagacAAAATTTTATTTCCAATTCTTTTCACAGTGCCTCTTGCCTTTAAAAAAATCTCCTCTTTTAGTTTGACTTGTGAAGATACATATTTTCCTTTTATATGTTAATTGTTAGTCTGGTGATTTTAAGTGTTCATCTATTTGATAATaggaattttaaatcttttcaattATTTTAGAGTACTGATTATTAAATAATTGTATcatgaattattattaaaaaaataataaaagccAATTATAAGTCACATTTGAATTGATGATAATTTTTTAACTTTTCTTGTtgatataaattatatttatatgagAACTTTTATAAGATGGACCCGTCAATATAAGATCCAACACAAACCGAAGGGACACAAGCACACCCTCCAGcagcaagttttaaatttgaaaagaaaatatcTGTAAATCTTTGCATGGGAACGTGGTCTAATACAGCGACAAAAAAACTAAACAGTAAATGCTGCTCATCACTGAATCCACCAACATTGCCAAATTCACAAGAATCCTGTGCAGTTCAAAACGGAAATAACTCCAAGAACGTGAATTTGTGATTCACTCAATCTCTAGTTGTCCTTGATTGAGGTGATAACCCAATTGAATACCTTTGACTGCAACCGCAAGATCCAATCTGAACACCAAGTTTAAATTCTCTCCGTGGTCAGGTCCACTGGACTTACTCCTCTTCTTGTTTACCATTTCTCTATTTGGCAATTACTCCAGCAGCTTTTTCACCGGCAGTTCTGCCCTCCTTTGCCTTTTCATCCTGTCACCTCTTCTTCCCTTCCGAGGAAAAGACCAAGAAGCCAAGCGTTCAAACAGATAGTGAGATCAAAGAGGCTGCTTTGGCGCAATGGCTTTGATTATGTTTCAAATTCAttgccctttcttcttcttctccctctttttcctcaGCTTTGTGGTACAAGGGAATGACGATGAGCTGCGAGCTCTCATGGAGTTGAAGTCCTCCTTGGACCCGGAGGGCCGGCGACTCTCCTCGTGGGTGCTCGACGGCGAGCCTTGCCGAGGGCAGTTCGAGGGTGTGGCTTGCCACGCGGCCGGGAAGGTGGCCAACATCTCTCTCCAAGGGAAGGGGCTCTCCGGCTCCATCTCTCCGGCGGTGGAGCGGTTGCGCGGTCTTACTGGGCTTTACCTCCACTTCAACAACATCTCCGGCGAGATCCCTCGAGCGATTGCAAATCTGACGGCCTTGACCGACCTTTACCTCAACGTCAATAACCTCTCCGGCGGCATACCCGAGGAGTGTGGAGCAATGGTCGGACTCCAAGGTGAGTTAAACagcatagaaaaaaaattaacaaaaaggtGCATTTTTGTGAATCGTTCTTGCttttttcttgttcttattttcatGTCAAAAAGTAACTTTTCATCAGTTTTCCAAAGTCTTTCAACTGTTTAATCTCAAAATGCTTGCTGCAATCAAGCGAACATGGTGAATCATTAGAGTTCATTGCTGTTATTCTCTATTCAAAATGCAATCTTTTTGTACATGTACGTTCTGCATTGTTGTAGAAGCTTTTGTTTTATTTGGAATGGCTGTGAGAGCTAAAATTGTGTATTTCTTGTGTTGATTTAGTTCTCCAGCTTTCAAATAACAAGTTGACTGGGGGCATACCTCCTCAGCTAGGGCTTCTCAAGAGTCTCAACCTGCTTACTCTGCAATCTAATTCCCTCAGTGGAGCCATCCCTGCAACACTCGGAGACTTAACTGAGTTGAAGTGGTTGGACTTAAGCTTCAATCACATTTTTGGTTCAGTCCCTGTTAAACTCTCTCAGCTTTCTCAGTTGACCTTTTTAGATGTTCAAAACAACTTGCTCTCCGGCAGTGTACCTACTGGTAACCAATTCATTCTATTTTGTGAAATTGAACTGTTGAATTTTTTTGTTCCTCAGTTTTGTATTCATGGAATCATCACTCATCTTTTTCTtctctgtgtgtgtgtgtgaagaATTAAAGAAATTGGGGCCAAACTTCAAGTATGGAAATAACACTGGTCTATGTGGAAGTGGATTCTCTGGTCTTATGGTTTGCTCTTCTTCGGATCTCAATGCAAGCAGACCTGAACCATTCAGTGCCAGTCTCACACCTCAAGATCTTCCACAGTCTGTTAATATCACTTCGGATTGCAGCACCAGCCACTGTTTCGGTTCTTCCAATTCCCCAAACCTGGTCATCGTTATTGCAGCCACCATAGCTACATTTGGAGTTCTTGTGTGTGCCCTTATGTCTGCCTTTTGGCTCCGAAACCATCGGAAACAAAATCTTGTCAGTGCTTTGCATAAGGCTTCAAATAGTCTTCTTGTCACTGATCCGACGAAGTGTTCATACCGTACTGCATCTCCACTCATTAGCCTTGAGTACTCCAGCCACTGGGATCCATTGACTGATGAGAGAACCAGCATTGGGTCATCACA
This window of the Zingiber officinale cultivar Zhangliang chromosome 3B, Zo_v1.1, whole genome shotgun sequence genome carries:
- the LOC121967597 gene encoding LRR receptor kinase BAK1-like, which codes for MALIMFQIHCPFFFFSLFFLSFVVQGNDDELRALMELKSSLDPEGRRLSSWVLDGEPCRGQFEGVACHAAGKVANISLQGKGLSGSISPAVERLRGLTGLYLHFNNISGEIPRAIANLTALTDLYLNVNNLSGGIPEECGAMVGLQVLQLSNNKLTGGIPPQLGLLKSLNLLTLQSNSLSGAIPATLGDLTELKWLDLSFNHIFGSVPVKLSQLSQLTFLDVQNNLLSGSVPTELKKLGPNFKYGNNTGLCGSGFSGLMVCSSSDLNASRPEPFSASLTPQDLPQSVNITSDCSTSHCFGSSNSPNLVIVIAATIATFGVLVCALMSAFWLRNHRKQNLVSALHKASNSLLVTDPTKCSYRTASPLISLEYSSHWDPLTDERTSIGSSQEAPQIYRFNLEEIECATQYFSEANLIGKKSSFAATYKGRLRDGTEIAVKRINKTSCKSEEAEFLMGLKALTLLRHENLIGLRGFCYSRARGECFLIYDFAANGSLSEYLDIKCNEIHNVLDWPIRVSIVKGIAKGMEYLHSNQPNKPSLLHQNLSSTRVLIDRHFNPQISGAGLHKLLAEDVVFSSLKTSAAMGYLAPEYAVVGRFSEKSDVYAFGVIVFQLLTGKTRTCHLRPDAESGKLEDLIDENLQGNYSKPEAAKLAGIALLCTSEVPNQRPTMETVVQELEGSRCRN